In one Cellulomonas sp. JZ18 genomic region, the following are encoded:
- a CDS encoding UDP-N-acetylglucosamine 2-epimerase, which produces MIIFVYGTTAEAIKLAPVVSRLRERGVPVEQWLTYQHTEALDATMGTLGLGRADVVVARGRRGAPLKTPVDMVVWLLSVAGWTVRNALRQRRRLDRRRDVVVVHGDTVTSVVGALLARCVGLRSAHVEAGLRSGDWRHPFPEELDRRIVGRLASVHYAPSEEACANLRGRSGVVHTHGNTVMDAALDSTGAVAHDGAPYGVVLLHRFEFISDPARVRDTLRLLAEHADVPLKVLVDAYARDAIVAAIDELGAGDRLLVQPKLSHGDFIQTLRDAALVVTDSGGVQEEAALYGVPTLVHRMATERSEGLGANALLSYWKPEVVRDFLTGYRTYRVDVPPPAVSPSQVVVDDLLARGYGR; this is translated from the coding sequence GTGATCATCTTCGTCTACGGCACCACGGCCGAGGCCATCAAGCTCGCCCCGGTCGTCTCGCGGCTGCGTGAGCGCGGTGTGCCGGTCGAGCAGTGGCTCACCTACCAGCACACCGAGGCCCTCGACGCCACGATGGGCACGCTGGGCCTGGGACGTGCGGACGTCGTGGTGGCCCGCGGTCGGCGCGGGGCGCCCCTGAAGACGCCGGTGGACATGGTGGTGTGGCTGCTGTCGGTGGCCGGGTGGACGGTGCGCAACGCCCTGCGCCAGCGCCGGCGGCTGGACCGGCGGCGCGACGTCGTGGTCGTGCACGGCGACACGGTCACGAGCGTCGTCGGGGCCCTCCTCGCGCGCTGCGTGGGCCTGCGCAGCGCGCACGTCGAGGCCGGGCTGCGTTCGGGCGACTGGCGGCACCCGTTCCCGGAGGAGCTGGACCGGCGCATCGTCGGCCGCCTCGCGAGCGTGCACTACGCGCCGTCGGAGGAGGCCTGCGCCAACCTGCGGGGGCGCAGCGGGGTCGTGCACACCCACGGCAACACGGTCATGGACGCGGCTCTCGACAGCACGGGTGCGGTCGCGCACGACGGGGCCCCGTACGGCGTCGTGCTGCTCCACCGGTTCGAGTTCATCTCCGACCCGGCGCGCGTGCGCGACACGCTGCGCCTGCTCGCCGAGCACGCGGACGTCCCGCTCAAGGTGCTCGTGGACGCGTACGCCCGCGACGCCATCGTCGCGGCGATCGACGAGCTGGGTGCGGGGGACCGGCTCCTCGTGCAGCCCAAGCTCTCGCACGGCGACTTCATCCAGACCCTGCGCGACGCCGCCCTGGTCGTGACCGACTCGGGCGGCGTGCAGGAGGAGGCCGCGCTGTACGGCGTGCCGACGCTCGTGCACCGCATGGCGACCGAGCGCTCCGAGGGACTCGGCGCCAATGCGCTGCTGTCCTACTGGAAGCCCGAGGTTGTCCGTGACTTCCTCACGGGCTACCGCACGTACCGGGTGGACGTCCCGCCGCCCGCGGTGTCGCCGTCGCAGGTGGTGGTCGACGACCTGCTGGCCCGCGGCTACGGGCGCTGA
- a CDS encoding N-acetylmuramoyl-L-alanine amidase: protein MPTPDVLTDEMDTREFSVLGFTWDPGPTDVTVAFRVREAGEWSDWQPVGGGDVVPDADSLDAARSTRAGTDPVVTTGADGLQVYADSPTGAVTGLRAVLVDPGVLPQDSADAVAAATVAVPGQPAIVERAGWGADESLRPCQPDYSPAMRAVVVHHTASANGYSADAVPGIIRGFYAYHVQSRGWCDIGYNVLVDRFGRVFEGRAGGLTSTVVGVHTGGFNSRTVGVAAIGDYGSTGVPGALLDGLVSVISWKAAIHNIPGDQQVTLVSGGGDTKFPAGTPVSFHTIFGHRDAQYTSCPGQNLYDLLPTIRARVAAAANAAVAATPVGNWEQLDTTPSSLTVSGWALARGDTSPLSVVVRVDGRPTTITADQDRPDIGAAYPGSGSRHGFALTLPQTPGRHVVCVEVVRPGGVGVVALGCRTADVVNRAPLGAVDVLRLQGRTLQVSGWTFDPDTRESTSVHVYVGARGAVVPADRSRPDVGAAYRRGDRHGFEYTTTVPEGRHTVCVYGIDSAGGPPTVLRCTDVQVGASPVGALEAVTLQGTTLRASGWAFDPDDDGPGTVHLYVDGRGTALTADVERRDVGTAYGRDPRVGFTATSTVGAGRHEVCAWAIDSGGAPPVALGCRTVEVRDAAPVGVLESVNVSGRSVVVQGWAFDPDSAGPTSVHVYVGATGVAVAADLQRTDVGTAYARDPRTGFTATGALQVGANSVCAYAINTGGAPHALLGCREVVLRDAPPVGALERVEWVERSGGAVDVWGWAFDPDLPGPTDVHVYVNGRGIARAATWERTDVGRAYGRDPRVGFYVAVPVARREPQEVCVYAINGWGAPHTSLGCRVVVG, encoded by the coding sequence GTGCCCACGCCCGACGTCCTGACCGACGAGATGGACACGCGCGAGTTCAGCGTTCTCGGCTTCACGTGGGACCCGGGGCCGACCGACGTGACGGTCGCCTTCCGGGTCCGCGAGGCGGGGGAGTGGTCCGACTGGCAGCCGGTCGGCGGCGGTGACGTCGTGCCCGACGCGGACTCGCTCGACGCCGCGCGCAGCACGCGCGCGGGCACCGACCCGGTGGTCACCACGGGCGCCGACGGGCTGCAGGTCTACGCGGACTCGCCGACCGGCGCCGTGACCGGCCTGCGTGCGGTGCTCGTCGACCCGGGCGTGCTCCCGCAGGACTCCGCGGACGCCGTCGCCGCCGCCACCGTCGCGGTGCCGGGCCAGCCGGCGATCGTGGAGCGCGCGGGGTGGGGCGCCGACGAGTCGCTGCGGCCCTGCCAGCCCGACTACTCGCCCGCGATGCGGGCGGTCGTCGTGCACCACACCGCCTCCGCCAACGGCTACTCCGCCGACGCCGTGCCCGGCATCATCCGCGGCTTCTACGCCTACCACGTGCAGAGCCGGGGCTGGTGCGACATCGGCTACAACGTCCTCGTCGACCGGTTCGGGCGCGTCTTCGAGGGACGCGCGGGCGGTCTGACCTCGACCGTGGTGGGGGTGCACACCGGCGGCTTCAACAGCCGCACCGTCGGGGTCGCGGCGATCGGGGACTACGGGTCGACGGGCGTGCCGGGCGCGCTGCTCGACGGCCTCGTGTCGGTCATCTCCTGGAAGGCGGCGATCCACAACATCCCCGGCGACCAGCAGGTGACGCTGGTGTCCGGGGGCGGTGACACCAAGTTCCCCGCGGGCACGCCGGTGTCGTTCCACACGATCTTCGGCCACCGCGACGCGCAGTACACGTCGTGCCCCGGGCAGAACCTGTACGACCTGCTGCCCACGATCCGCGCCCGCGTCGCGGCGGCCGCGAACGCCGCCGTCGCCGCGACGCCGGTGGGCAACTGGGAGCAGCTCGACACGACCCCCTCGTCGCTGACGGTCTCGGGGTGGGCGCTCGCCCGGGGAGACACCTCCCCGCTCTCGGTCGTCGTGCGGGTCGACGGACGGCCCACGACGATCACGGCCGACCAGGACCGTCCGGACATCGGTGCCGCCTACCCGGGTTCCGGCAGCAGGCACGGGTTCGCGCTCACGCTGCCCCAGACGCCGGGGCGCCACGTCGTCTGCGTGGAGGTCGTCCGGCCCGGCGGCGTCGGCGTGGTCGCGCTCGGCTGCCGCACGGCGGACGTCGTCAACCGCGCCCCGCTGGGCGCGGTCGACGTGCTGCGCCTGCAGGGCAGGACGCTGCAGGTGTCCGGCTGGACGTTCGATCCCGACACGCGCGAGTCCACCAGCGTCCACGTCTACGTGGGCGCACGGGGTGCCGTCGTACCCGCGGACCGCTCGCGTCCGGACGTGGGCGCCGCCTACCGGCGCGGCGACCGGCACGGGTTCGAGTACACGACGACCGTGCCTGAGGGCAGGCACACCGTGTGCGTCTACGGCATCGACTCCGCGGGCGGCCCGCCGACGGTGCTGCGCTGCACGGACGTGCAGGTCGGGGCTTCGCCGGTCGGCGCCCTGGAGGCCGTGACGCTGCAGGGCACCACCCTGCGGGCGAGCGGGTGGGCGTTCGACCCCGACGACGACGGCCCCGGCACCGTGCACCTCTACGTCGACGGCCGGGGCACCGCGCTCACGGCGGACGTGGAGCGCCGGGACGTCGGCACCGCCTACGGACGCGACCCGCGCGTCGGGTTCACCGCGACCAGCACGGTCGGGGCCGGCCGGCACGAGGTGTGCGCGTGGGCGATCGACTCGGGCGGCGCGCCGCCCGTGGCGCTCGGGTGCCGCACGGTCGAGGTGCGCGACGCCGCGCCCGTCGGGGTGCTCGAGTCGGTGAACGTCTCGGGTCGGTCCGTGGTCGTGCAGGGCTGGGCGTTCGACCCGGACTCGGCAGGCCCGACCAGCGTGCACGTCTACGTCGGCGCGACCGGGGTCGCCGTCGCGGCGGACCTGCAGCGCACCGACGTGGGGACGGCGTACGCGCGTGACCCGCGCACCGGCTTCACCGCGACCGGCGCGCTGCAGGTCGGCGCGAACTCGGTGTGCGCGTACGCGATCAACACCGGTGGTGCACCGCACGCGCTGCTCGGGTGCCGCGAGGTGGTCCTGCGGGACGCGCCGCCGGTGGGTGCGCTCGAGCGCGTCGAGTGGGTGGAGCGCTCCGGCGGCGCGGTCGACGTGTGGGGCTGGGCGTTCGACCCCGACCTCCCGGGTCCGACCGACGTCCACGTCTACGTGAACGGCCGCGGTATCGCACGGGCTGCGACGTGGGAGCGGACCGACGTGGGTCGCGCCTACGGGCGCGACCCGCGCGTGGGCTTCTACGTGGCGGTCCCGGTGGCCCGGCGCGAGCCGCAGGAGGTCTGCGTCTACGCCATCAACGGCTGGGGTGCGCCGCACACGTCGCTCGGCTGCCGCGTGGTGGTCGGGTGA
- a CDS encoding glycosyltransferase, with protein MSRSPKQEPAVRPGVVSVVVVNYRGADDTIACVRGLGELDWPADRLEVIVVENASGDDSAERIRAACPDVLLVEAGSNTGFAGGCNLGVAHASGEYVAFLNNDARPHPAWVSAAVAVLETEPDVGAVASKVLDWEGERIDYVDGSLTWFGMGYKREVEDVDDGSHDRPRDVLFGTGAAMFVRAALYREVGGFDERFFMFYEDVDLGWRLNLLGHRVRFVPGSLAYHKHHATMDKFGSYRESYLLERNALMSLYKNLDDASLARALPAAMALSVRRSVARTGTDATVLDLQRSPGGEDEDTLTLPKMALTGPFAIDYLVEQMPGLAATRAELQTRRRRTDRELFPLFRRALEPAYPHPAYVRGHDALVEAFGIAGHFVSRLRVLVVTGEPLTERIAGPAIRAWEIAAALSADHEVRLVSSRGAEVSDPRFSVEHVRPKELRQVTDWADVIVFQGFLLDGARWLHRSKQILVADVYDPMHLEQLEQARDLGPEGRRAQVRAVTQVLNDQLRRADFLLCASEKQRDFWLGQLAGVGRVNPAVYDEDASLDNLISIVPFGIPDEPPVQRRHAIKGTVPGIGPDDKVILWGGGIYNWFDPLTLVRAVARLAQSRPEVRLFFLGTKHPNPGVPEMQVAYETRRLADELGLTDRVVFFNDGWVPYAERADYLLDADVGVSTHYQHVETAYSFRTRILDYLWAGLPVVATDGDAFGELVRERGLGVAVPSEDVDALVAALDRMLFDEPARDAARSAVAAIAPEFAWSRTLAPLVEFCRSPRRAADLAAELGEPEPESSVPPPPWGGVRGDIALLRQYLEDGGVAEVVRRASGRVRRVVGR; from the coding sequence GTGAGCCGATCGCCCAAGCAGGAGCCCGCGGTGCGCCCCGGCGTCGTCTCGGTGGTGGTCGTGAACTACCGCGGCGCGGACGACACCATCGCCTGCGTGCGCGGCCTCGGCGAGCTCGACTGGCCCGCGGACCGCCTCGAGGTGATCGTGGTGGAGAACGCGTCGGGGGACGACTCGGCCGAGCGGATCCGGGCGGCCTGCCCGGACGTGCTCCTCGTCGAGGCGGGCTCGAACACCGGTTTCGCGGGCGGCTGCAACCTCGGCGTCGCGCACGCGAGCGGCGAGTACGTCGCGTTCCTCAACAACGACGCGCGTCCCCATCCCGCGTGGGTGTCCGCCGCGGTCGCCGTGCTCGAGACCGAGCCCGACGTCGGCGCCGTCGCCAGCAAGGTCCTGGACTGGGAGGGCGAGCGGATCGACTACGTCGACGGGTCGCTCACCTGGTTCGGCATGGGGTACAAGCGCGAGGTCGAGGACGTCGACGACGGGTCGCACGACCGGCCGCGGGACGTGCTGTTCGGCACGGGGGCCGCCATGTTCGTGCGTGCGGCGCTGTACCGCGAGGTCGGCGGGTTCGACGAGCGGTTCTTCATGTTCTACGAGGACGTGGACCTGGGCTGGCGCCTCAACCTGCTCGGCCACCGGGTGCGGTTCGTCCCCGGCTCCCTGGCGTACCACAAGCACCACGCGACGATGGACAAGTTCGGCAGCTACCGCGAGAGCTACCTGCTCGAGCGCAACGCGCTGATGTCGCTGTACAAGAACCTCGACGACGCCTCGCTGGCGCGTGCCCTGCCCGCCGCGATGGCGCTGTCGGTGCGCCGCTCGGTGGCGCGCACGGGCACGGACGCGACGGTGCTGGACCTGCAGCGCAGCCCCGGCGGCGAGGACGAGGACACCCTGACCCTGCCGAAGATGGCGCTGACGGGTCCCTTCGCGATCGACTACCTCGTCGAGCAGATGCCCGGCCTCGCCGCCACCCGCGCGGAGCTGCAGACCCGCCGGCGCCGCACCGACCGCGAGCTGTTCCCGCTGTTCCGCCGCGCGCTCGAGCCGGCGTACCCGCACCCGGCGTACGTGCGCGGTCACGACGCGCTCGTCGAGGCGTTCGGCATCGCCGGGCACTTCGTGTCGCGCCTGCGGGTGCTGGTCGTGACGGGGGAGCCGCTCACCGAGCGCATCGCCGGCCCGGCCATCCGGGCCTGGGAGATCGCCGCCGCGCTGTCGGCGGACCACGAGGTGCGGCTCGTGTCGTCGCGCGGCGCGGAGGTGAGCGACCCGCGCTTCTCGGTCGAGCACGTCCGGCCCAAGGAGCTGCGGCAGGTCACGGACTGGGCCGACGTCATCGTCTTCCAGGGCTTCCTGCTCGACGGGGCGCGCTGGCTGCACCGCAGCAAGCAGATCCTGGTCGCCGACGTCTACGACCCGATGCACCTCGAGCAGCTGGAGCAGGCGCGCGACCTCGGGCCCGAGGGGCGCCGCGCGCAGGTGCGCGCGGTCACGCAGGTGCTCAACGACCAGCTGCGGCGCGCGGACTTCCTGCTCTGCGCGTCCGAGAAGCAGCGCGACTTCTGGCTCGGCCAGCTCGCCGGCGTCGGGCGGGTGAACCCCGCGGTGTACGACGAGGACGCGTCGCTCGACAACCTCATCTCGATCGTGCCGTTCGGCATCCCCGACGAGCCGCCCGTGCAGCGACGCCACGCCATCAAGGGCACGGTGCCCGGCATCGGTCCGGACGACAAGGTCATCCTCTGGGGCGGCGGCATCTACAACTGGTTCGACCCCCTCACGCTCGTGCGTGCAGTCGCGCGCCTCGCGCAGTCCCGCCCCGAGGTGCGCCTGTTCTTCCTCGGGACGAAGCACCCGAACCCCGGCGTGCCGGAGATGCAGGTCGCGTACGAGACGCGACGTCTGGCGGACGAGCTCGGCCTGACCGACCGGGTCGTGTTCTTCAACGACGGCTGGGTGCCCTATGCCGAGCGCGCGGACTACCTGCTGGACGCCGACGTCGGCGTGTCCACGCACTACCAGCACGTGGAGACCGCCTACAGCTTCCGGACCCGGATCCTCGACTACCTCTGGGCGGGCCTGCCCGTCGTGGCCACCGACGGTGACGCGTTCGGCGAGCTGGTCCGCGAGCGCGGGCTCGGCGTCGCCGTGCCGTCGGAGGACGTCGACGCGCTGGTCGCCGCGCTCGACCGGATGCTCTTCGACGAGCCGGCCCGGGACGCCGCCCGTTCCGCGGTCGCGGCGATCGCGCCCGAGTTCGCCTGGTCGCGGACGCTCGCGCCGCTCGTCGAGTTCTGCCGGTCGCCGCGCCGGGCGGCCGACCTCGCGGCGGAGCTCGGCGAGCCCGAGCCCGAGTCGAGCGTCCCGCCGCCGCCGTGGGGCGGTGTGCGGGGTGACATCGCCCTGCTCCGGCAGTACCTGGAGGACGGCGGCGTGGCCGAGGTCGTGCGCCGCGCGTCGGGCCGCGTGCGCCGGGTCGTCGGGCGCTGA
- a CDS encoding glycosyltransferase family 2 protein gives MNGVATADVTVVVVTWRARALVLRCLEGLARQELDGLRMHVVVVDNDSRDGTAEAVHAAHPEVQVVVSDVNRGFAGGNNLALRAVDSPVVVLLNNDAVPEPTFVARLVGHLRAAAPEVAAVTGRVLLADRFRPAADGESAVVGPDGRWVADPAGDVLLVNSTGNVLRTDGYGVDRGWLARADGHHPPREVFGFCGAGVALRTDALRDVGLFDEDFFLYYEDSDLSWRLRLAGYRVEYAQDAVLHHEHAASTREGSDLFRFHDWRNRLLLLTKDATARRAVAAVLRFVVTTASVALRRHGSRGEVRVRLRVLASYVRLLPAMLARRRTIGRRARVTRAEVERLLVPPAPSGGLRA, from the coding sequence GTGAACGGCGTCGCGACCGCCGACGTCACGGTGGTCGTCGTCACCTGGCGCGCGCGCGCTCTCGTCCTGCGGTGCCTCGAGGGCCTGGCGCGGCAGGAGCTGGACGGCCTGCGCATGCACGTCGTCGTCGTCGACAACGACTCCCGCGACGGGACGGCGGAGGCCGTGCACGCCGCGCACCCCGAGGTGCAGGTCGTCGTCTCCGACGTCAACCGCGGCTTCGCCGGCGGCAACAACCTCGCGCTGCGAGCGGTCGACTCCCCCGTCGTCGTGCTGCTCAACAACGACGCCGTGCCGGAGCCCACGTTCGTCGCGCGGCTCGTCGGGCACCTGCGGGCGGCGGCGCCCGAGGTCGCCGCCGTCACCGGCCGCGTCCTGCTCGCCGACCGCTTCCGCCCGGCCGCCGACGGGGAGAGCGCAGTCGTGGGTCCCGACGGGCGCTGGGTGGCCGACCCGGCCGGCGACGTGCTGCTGGTGAACTCGACCGGCAACGTGCTGCGCACCGACGGCTACGGGGTGGACCGGGGGTGGCTCGCGCGTGCCGACGGCCACCACCCGCCACGTGAGGTGTTCGGGTTCTGCGGGGCGGGCGTGGCGCTGCGGACGGACGCGCTGCGCGACGTCGGACTGTTCGACGAGGACTTCTTCCTCTACTACGAGGACTCCGACCTGTCCTGGCGGCTGCGCCTGGCCGGCTACCGGGTCGAGTACGCGCAGGACGCCGTGCTGCACCACGAGCACGCGGCGTCCACGCGGGAGGGCAGCGACCTGTTCCGGTTCCACGACTGGCGCAACCGCCTGCTGCTGCTCACCAAGGACGCGACCGCGCGCCGCGCCGTGGCGGCCGTGCTGCGGTTCGTCGTCACGACCGCGTCGGTCGCGCTGCGCCGGCACGGGTCCCGAGGGGAGGTCCGCGTCCGCCTGCGCGTCCTCGCGTCGTACGTGCGCCTGCTACCGGCGATGCTCGCGCGCCGGCGGACGATCGGCCGGCGGGCGCGCGTGACGCGGGCGGAGGTCGAGCGCCTGCTCGTACCGCCCGCGCCGAGCGGCGGGCTCAGGGCCTGA
- a CDS encoding glycosyltransferase family 2 protein, translated as MEQDAPGSLLVIVPAWNEEESLPRVLEELATAVPDADVLVVNDGSTDRTAEVVRRSGRAMLLDLPLNLGVGGAMRAGYRFALRQGYRRAVQVDADGQHDPADIARVVGLLDEGANVAVGARFAGEGDYRARGPRRWAMSMLSFVISRIARVRLTDTTSGFRASDRRAIELFAADYPAEYLGDTVESLVIASRAGLTIRQVGVRMRVRSAGTPSQSPLRAAVFLGRAALALLVAVTRPMAARLPKDES; from the coding sequence GTGGAACAGGACGCGCCCGGCAGTCTGCTCGTCATCGTCCCCGCGTGGAACGAGGAGGAGTCGCTCCCCCGGGTCCTGGAGGAGCTGGCCACGGCCGTGCCCGACGCCGACGTCCTGGTCGTCAACGACGGGTCGACCGACCGGACCGCGGAGGTCGTGCGCCGGTCCGGCAGGGCGATGCTGCTCGACCTGCCGCTGAACCTCGGCGTGGGCGGCGCGATGCGCGCGGGCTACCGGTTCGCGCTGCGCCAGGGGTACCGCCGGGCCGTGCAGGTGGATGCGGACGGTCAGCACGACCCCGCGGACATCGCGCGCGTCGTCGGGCTGCTCGACGAGGGGGCGAACGTCGCGGTCGGCGCCCGGTTCGCCGGCGAGGGCGACTACCGTGCCCGCGGACCGCGCCGGTGGGCCATGTCAATGCTCTCGTTCGTCATCTCCCGCATCGCGCGCGTGCGTCTGACGGACACCACGTCCGGCTTCCGCGCCAGCGACCGCCGGGCCATCGAGCTCTTCGCCGCCGACTACCCCGCGGAGTACCTCGGGGACACGGTCGAATCGCTCGTCATCGCGAGCCGCGCGGGCCTGACCATCCGGCAGGTCGGCGTGCGCATGCGCGTGCGCTCCGCCGGGACACCGTCGCAGAGCCCCCTGCGCGCGGCCGTCTTCCTCGGACGGGCGGCGCTCGCGCTGCTCGTCGCCGTCACGCGGCCGATGGCGGCCCGCCTCCCGAAGGACGAGTCATGA
- a CDS encoding glycosyltransferase family 1 protein: MDPAWSRAAPPTADWCRAHGIPGDYVLFVGALGPRKNLPRLLAAFRAAQVAGLSLVLAGPAGRGAPPDDVPHVVPTGWLEDRELHDLVAGARALALPSLDEGFGLPVLEALAAGRPVLAADVPALREVAGGHAVLADPRDVDALAQGLLNVLAAPDDEAARSARRTWAGRFTWAATADRTVEAYVRAAA; this comes from the coding sequence GTGGACCCCGCCTGGTCGCGGGCCGCACCACCCACCGCGGACTGGTGCCGCGCGCACGGGATCCCGGGCGACTACGTGCTGTTCGTCGGCGCGCTCGGTCCCCGCAAGAACCTGCCGCGCCTGCTCGCCGCCTTCCGGGCCGCGCAGGTGGCGGGCCTCTCGCTCGTGCTCGCGGGGCCCGCCGGGCGCGGCGCCCCGCCCGACGACGTCCCGCACGTCGTACCGACCGGGTGGCTGGAGGACCGGGAGCTGCACGACCTCGTCGCCGGCGCCCGCGCGCTCGCCCTGCCGTCGCTCGACGAGGGGTTCGGCTTGCCGGTCCTCGAGGCGCTCGCCGCGGGCAGGCCCGTCCTCGCCGCGGACGTCCCGGCGCTGCGCGAGGTCGCGGGCGGTCACGCGGTGCTGGCGGACCCGCGCGACGTGGACGCCCTGGCGCAGGGACTGCTGAACGTGCTGGCGGCCCCGGACGACGAGGCCGCCCGGAGCGCGCGCCGCACGTGGGCCGGCCGCTTCACCTGGGCGGCGACGGCGGACCGCACGGTCGAGGCGTACGTCCGGGCGGCCGCGTGA
- a CDS encoding DUF2304 domain-containing protein, with protein sequence MSGYPFAITASVAVVLFLVVLLRSRRVREKYAFIWILVGTVVAVLAAFPDLVLGLTRLVGIQTPINLLVSASLIVLLFVCIQLSVEVSGLEEETRTLAEEVALLRLDMERERATVSDLGATAQDAPRAPAAADTGARPVVPEPTAEVVDSGEGERRPRA encoded by the coding sequence ATGAGCGGGTACCCCTTCGCGATCACGGCGTCGGTCGCGGTCGTCCTCTTCCTCGTCGTGCTGCTGCGCTCGCGGCGCGTGCGGGAGAAGTACGCCTTCATCTGGATCCTCGTCGGCACGGTCGTCGCCGTCCTGGCCGCGTTCCCCGACCTCGTGCTCGGCCTGACCCGCCTCGTAGGGATCCAGACGCCGATCAACCTGCTCGTGTCCGCGTCGCTGATCGTGCTGCTGTTCGTCTGCATCCAGCTCAGCGTGGAGGTCTCGGGCCTCGAGGAGGAGACGCGGACCCTCGCGGAGGAGGTCGCGCTGCTGCGCCTCGACATGGAGCGCGAGCGGGCCACGGTCTCGGACCTCGGTGCCACCGCTCAGGACGCCCCCCGCGCCCCTGCCGCGGCGGACACCGGCGCCCGTCCGGTCGTGCCGGAGCCGACGGCCGAGGTCGTCGACTCCGGCGAGGGCGAGCGCCGGCCGCGCGCGTAG
- a CDS encoding glycosyltransferase family 1 protein, producing the protein MTDPVEQRGAPSLAATAPLAVALTVEQCWQPVPGGSGTYIAELARALRGVPDVAPVGLAARHDAADVPAVPPGLPVRHATLPRALLYEAWNRTRRPRAEATVDVEVVHATTWAVPGTRRPLVVTVHDLAFLREPAHFTRRGNAFFRRALRVVRDEAARVVVPSRVTADECVAEGIEESRLVVVPHGVRAAVVDGEARAAWRAGTGVTGPYVLWCGTLEPRKNVPALVHAFARARAAGELADRTLVLVGPAGWGTAGAEVERALASLPPGAVRLLGRLGDADLQVAYAEAEAFAFPSLREGFGMPVLEAMAHGVPVVTSRASAMAEVAGGLAELVEPTDVDALAAGLVRACATPAPVRERIRAHAAACTWEASAQAHAAVYRSVRP; encoded by the coding sequence GTGACGGACCCGGTGGAGCAGCGGGGCGCGCCGTCCCTGGCGGCCACCGCGCCGCTCGCGGTCGCCCTCACCGTCGAGCAGTGCTGGCAGCCGGTCCCGGGCGGTTCCGGGACGTACATCGCCGAGCTGGCGCGTGCGCTGCGCGGCGTGCCCGACGTCGCGCCGGTCGGCCTCGCGGCACGGCACGACGCGGCAGACGTCCCGGCCGTCCCGCCGGGCCTGCCCGTGCGGCACGCCACGCTGCCGCGCGCGCTGCTGTACGAGGCGTGGAACCGGACGCGGCGGCCGCGGGCCGAGGCCACCGTCGACGTGGAGGTCGTGCACGCCACGACGTGGGCGGTGCCCGGTACCCGCCGGCCCCTCGTGGTGACCGTGCACGACCTCGCCTTCCTCCGCGAGCCGGCGCACTTCACGCGGCGCGGCAACGCCTTCTTCCGGCGTGCTCTGCGCGTGGTGCGCGACGAGGCCGCGCGCGTGGTCGTGCCGTCCCGCGTGACGGCGGACGAGTGCGTCGCGGAGGGCATCGAGGAGTCGCGGCTGGTGGTCGTCCCGCACGGGGTGCGCGCCGCCGTCGTCGACGGCGAGGCGCGTGCCGCATGGCGGGCGGGGACGGGCGTCACCGGGCCCTACGTGCTGTGGTGCGGCACGCTCGAGCCGCGCAAGAACGTGCCCGCCCTGGTGCACGCCTTCGCGCGGGCCCGGGCCGCCGGCGAGCTCGCCGACCGCACGCTCGTACTGGTGGGTCCCGCGGGCTGGGGCACGGCGGGTGCGGAGGTCGAACGTGCCCTGGCGTCGCTGCCGCCGGGAGCGGTGCGGCTGCTGGGACGGCTCGGGGACGCAGACCTGCAGGTCGCGTACGCCGAGGCCGAGGCGTTCGCCTTCCCGTCCCTGCGCGAGGGGTTCGGGATGCCCGTGCTCGAGGCGATGGCTCACGGGGTCCCCGTCGTCACGTCCCGTGCCAGCGCCATGGCCGAGGTCGCCGGCGGTCTCGCCGAGCTCGTCGAGCCGACGGACGTCGACGCCCTCGCGGCCGGGCTCGTGCGCGCGTGCGCGACCCCTGCGCCCGTGCGCGAGCGCATCCGCGCCCACGCGGCCGCGTGCACCTGGGAGGCGAGCGCGCAGGCGCACGCCGCCGTCTACCGGTCCGTCAGGCCCTGA